The sequence CCCTGGCGCGCCAGCGGCCGCTGGACCTGCGCTGGCAGTACCAGGTCCGCAGCCAGTGCGCCGCCGAGGAGCGCGACGCCCGCCGCTACTACGGCGTCTGACCTCTCGCTTCCGACGGCCAGACGCCGCGAAGCCCCGCTTCCTCCCGGAGGCGGGGCTTCGTGCGTTCACGGCGCGGTGCCGCGCCGGATCAGCATTCGATGCAGAACGCGTCGCCGTCCCACCGGGACACGTACCCGGGGCAGGTGAAGTAATCGCAGGTGTTGTGCGACTCGCAGGCGGTGCCGCAGCTGGCGGCGCAGGTGTTGTAGACCGCGTCGCAGGAGAACTGCCCGGCACGGCTGTACACGTGCCCGAACACAGTTCCCGGCTCCCCGTCCACGGGCGTGGTCCGGAACGTCTCTACCTGCAGGTCGTCGAGCTGCAGCTTCATCTTCTTCTTCACGTGCTCCTCCGGGGTAAGATGATGGGTACTCACCGGCGCTCCATAAAGTTTTAATTTATCGTTCGTAAGTGCGCAATCGACGCGTATCGTCCAAACCGCGTGATACTTGCTTCTTTTCCTGCATTCGCCTGATCACGCCGGCTGAGGCGCGTGCTGGCGGCGGCGCCAGAACTCGCTCTCCGGCCAGCGCCGCTCCTCTGCATAGTAGCGCTGCTTCGCGCGGAGATAGCCGGTGTGCTCGTGGTCGAGGAACGCGCGGTAGCGCTCCATCCCCCGCGCGTCGCCCTTCGCCAGCAGGTCGCCCGCGGCGTAGGCGGCGTAGATGCCGGAGCGCAGCGCCTTCAGGATCCCCTGGCTGCTGAGCGGATCGAGCGCCGATGCCGCATCGCCCACGGCGATCCACCCTACACCCGTGACGGGGTCGAGGCGGCGGGTGCGCGCCGCGCGGACCACGGGCGCGCCCTCCGCTTCCGCGCCCGCCATCGCCGCGGAGACGCGCGGCGCGGTGCGGGCCAGGAGCGCCGACCACTCGCCCACGTCGTCCAGCCGCAGTCGGCGCGCGAGGTCGCTGTCCGTCATGCACGCGGCGACGCGGCCGCCGTTCGGGAGCGGCGCCGTGTACCACCATCCGTCCTCGAACGCCTCGACCAGGGTTCGGGGATCGGGGGATTCGGGCTGGCGGAAGAAGCGGACGAACCCCGCGAGGCGGTCCATCGCCACCATCCGCGCATCTCCGAACTTCCGCGCGAAGGATGCGCCCGCGCCGGTCGCGTCGATGACGAAGCGCGCCCGCATCTCCCCGCCGTCGCCGAGCGCGAGCCGCCAGCCATCCCCCTCCCGCGCCGCGTCGGTGACGCGCACGCCGAGGCGGACGTTCGCGCCGCGGGCGGCGGCCCGCGCGGCCAGCATCGCGTCGAACCGCCCGCGGTGCAGGTGCCAGCCGGCGTCGCGAATGCCGAAGAGGAAGTCGTGCTCGTGCGGGACGTCTGACCCCCACGCGGCCGCCGTGGCGTACGCGGGGTGATGGCCCTGCGTCTGGAACGCGTCCCACGCGCCCAGGTGCGCCAGCACGCCGGCGGCGGGCGGCGGCAGCGTCTCGCCGATGCGCGGCCCGTCGTAGCGCGTGGCCTCGATCACCGCGACGGACAGGCCGGGGGCGTGCGCGCGCAGCGCCAGCGCCGCCGCGCATCCCCCCGGCCCGCCGCCGATCACCGCGACGTCGATCGTGCTCATGTGACTGAGTGAATGGGAAAAAGCCCGGATACCTTCCGGATGTCATCCTGAGGAGGCGCCGCACCATCACCGCGTCCGCGCCGGATCACGGCGCCGACGAAGGATCTTGCATCGTCCGCGGAGATGTCTGTTCGTCGCGCGGGCATCTCCGCGGTCAGGCAAGATCCTTCGGGCGCGGCAAGCATCGCCCATGACGAGAGTTCGGCGCCCGCGCCCTCAGGATGACATCTGGCGGGTGCGCGTGCCGGGCCGACATCCTGTGCAGCGCCCCGGGATCGACCAATCCAACACCGGTGTCATCCTGAGGAGGCGCCGCACCATCACCGCGTCCGCGCCGGATCATGGCGCCGACGAAGGATCTTGCATCGTCCGCGGCAATGCCTGGGTCGTGCGGGCATCTCCGCGGGTCAGGCAAGATCCTTCGGGCGCGGCAAGCATCGCCCATGACGAGAGTTCGGCGCCCGCGCCCTCAGGATGACATCTGACGCAGGTGGGCCGACATCGATGGCCTCACGCGGAGCCGCGGAGACGCGGAGAAACTCGGCTCTCCTTCTTTTCTCCGCGTCTCCGCGTGAGACCCAAAGGATCGTCAGTCCGCGCGCACGGCGTACCAGCTCGCGACGACGCCGGCGGGTGCCGTCCCGCCGCTGCCGTCGGGGTGGGGGATGGTGCGCACGATGGAGCCCACCATCGCCGTGCGCTGCAGCTGGTCGGTGCTGTTCGGCCACACGGGAACGAGCCAGCCGATGTAGTCGTAGATCCACTCCGACCCGCTGATCACACCCCTCCCCTGGAAGCGCACCTGGCTGGGGTTCCCGTAGCTCATCGACCCGCGCAGGTCCAGCGACCACCCGCTCCCGCCGATCGTCCCCCGCAGCTGCTCCGGCCCCGCCTCCCGGATCTCGATCGTCCCGTAGCCGAAGAACAGGTCGGCCCAGGCCTGCGGGTCCTTGCTCGGATCGGGAGCCAGCGTGGGGTCGTTCAGCAGGCTGCGGTAGGTCCACTT comes from Longimicrobium sp. and encodes:
- a CDS encoding FAD-dependent oxidoreductase, whose translation is MSTIDVAVIGGGPGGCAAALALRAHAPGLSVAVIEATRYDGPRIGETLPPPAAGVLAHLGAWDAFQTQGHHPAYATAAAWGSDVPHEHDFLFGIRDAGWHLHRGRFDAMLAARAAARGANVRLGVRVTDAAREGDGWRLALGDGGEMRARFVIDATGAGASFARKFGDARMVAMDRLAGFVRFFRQPESPDPRTLVEAFEDGWWYTAPLPNGGRVAACMTDSDLARRLRLDDVGEWSALLARTAPRVSAAMAGAEAEGAPVVRAARTRRLDPVTGVGWIAVGDAASALDPLSSQGILKALRSGIYAAYAAGDLLAKGDARGMERYRAFLDHEHTGYLRAKQRYYAEERRWPESEFWRRRQHAPQPA